The sequence GAGGATGGGGAGCGTGCGAAGCGGCATGGCGATTTTGGATTTTGGATTGTGGATTGCCGATTCTCGATTACGCGCAAGCGATTCGCAACGGCACCTCGCGCTACCAATCGAAAATCGGCAATCCAAAATCCAAAATCAAAGCACCGGGCAGGCGTCGAACCACGACCGGCCCTGGGCGTCCATCCAGTCGGCCGCCACCGACGGGCCCCAAAGCCCGGGCTCATATTTGAGCATCTCAGGCCGGCCCTTCTCGCGCCAAGCCGCGAGAATCGGGTCGATAATTCCCCAGGCGGCCTCGACTTCGTCGGCGCGGGCGAACAGGCTCGCGTCGCCGGCCATCGCATCCAAGAGCAGCCGCTGGTAGGCCTCCGGCATGGTGCCGTGGAACTCGCGCGCAAAGCTGAAATCGAGATCGGTCAGCCGAAGCTGCATTCCGGCGTCGGGCACTTTGGTTTGAAAATGAAGCTGAATCCCCTCGGCGGGCTGCACCTGAATCACCAGCCGATTGCCTTCCTGGTTGAACCGCTTGCCGCCGCCAAACATCATATACGGCGGCTCGCGGAACTGGATCACGATCTGAGTGGTGCGGCACGACATGGCCTTGCCGCTTCGCAAATAGAAGGGCACTCCCTGCCAGCGCCAGTTCTCGACCGCCAGCTTCAAGACCGCGTAAGTGGCCGTTTGGCTGTCGGCGGCGACGCCCGGCTCTTTGCAATATCCGTCGTATTGCGCCCGTAGCGTGTCGCGGCAAACCTCCTCGGGCGTCGGCACGCGGATCGCCTGCAACACCTTCACCTTCTCGTCGCGCACGGCGTCGGCCTTGAACCGCACTGGGGCTTCCATCGCAGTGATCATCAAAAGCTGCA is a genomic window of Pirellulales bacterium containing:
- the zwf gene encoding glucose-6-phosphate dehydrogenase translates to EKGTATTRLYYLATAPQFYEQAAEQLGAAGLADESGGTRRIVIEKPFGTDLASAQRLNTAVHKVFSEKQVYRIDHYLGKETVQNVLVLRFANTIFEPIWNRNYINHVQITVAEEVPVGRRGEYYDKAGVLRDMFQNHLLQLLMITAMEAPVRFKADAVRDEKVKVLQAIRVPTPEEVCRDTLRAQYDGYCKEPGVAADSQTATYAVLKLAVENWRWQGVPFYLRSGKAMSCRTTQIVIQFREPPYMMFGGGKRFNQEGNRLVIQVQPAEGIQLHFQTKVPDAGMQLRLTDLDFSFAREFHGTMPEAYQRLLLDAMAGDASLFARADEVEAAWGIIDPILAAWREKGRPEMLKYEPGLWGPSVAADWMDAQGRSWFDACPVL